One Parageobacillus sp. KH3-4 genomic region harbors:
- a CDS encoding polysaccharide deacetylase family protein, with amino-acid sequence MKPVLFVFLLFISFFSFSNHLVKADKLNTYIKATKNHVPLFDNSTGSLVEVGYMEKGDMLKVYKDQGKNWWRIKFGNSYAYVYKGNVESFKAKAIRGENTSHFKNSNDTILLMENQRIYDNSTGKSVPFVTIKGNMRYPIIRKLKNWYQIDVGGRIGYIHHSKASWDHGVPVLMYHHILKKSENKNKGNVSTIISDSQFNEQMDWLKENGYETITLQRLEQYVRGKANIPAKAVVITFDDGLKTSFIYAYPKLKKLGFKAVNFVITSRIAKEPQKFNPDGLQFLSRSEMAAMSDVFTFESHTHRLHHLSGRKSDVLMW; translated from the coding sequence ATGAAGCCAGTTTTGTTTGTTTTTTTATTGTTCATTTCGTTTTTTAGTTTTTCCAATCATCTCGTTAAAGCTGACAAGCTTAATACATATATTAAAGCCACTAAAAATCACGTTCCACTGTTTGATAACAGCACCGGTTCATTGGTAGAAGTCGGTTATATGGAAAAAGGGGATATGTTAAAAGTTTATAAAGATCAAGGAAAAAACTGGTGGCGAATTAAATTCGGCAATAGTTACGCCTATGTTTATAAAGGCAATGTCGAATCGTTTAAGGCGAAAGCGATTAGGGGAGAGAATACAAGCCATTTCAAGAATTCAAACGACACGATTTTATTAATGGAGAATCAGCGAATCTATGACAATAGTACGGGAAAGTCGGTTCCGTTTGTTACGATTAAAGGGAATATGCGTTATCCAATCATCCGTAAACTAAAGAATTGGTATCAAATTGATGTTGGCGGCCGGATTGGATACATCCATCATTCAAAAGCCAGCTGGGATCATGGAGTTCCTGTGTTAATGTACCACCATATTTTGAAAAAATCCGAAAATAAAAACAAAGGCAATGTATCAACGATCATTTCAGATAGCCAATTTAATGAGCAAATGGATTGGTTAAAAGAAAACGGATATGAAACGATTACGTTGCAGCGTTTAGAACAGTATGTACGGGGAAAGGCGAATATTCCCGCCAAAGCGGTCGTCATTACCTTTGATGATGGGTTGAAAACAAGCTTTATATATGCTTATCCAAAATTAAAAAAGCTTGGCTTCAAAGCGGTCAATTTTGTTATAACGAGTAGAATAGCGAAAGAACCGCAAAAGTTCAATCCGGATGGCTTGCAGTTTTTGAGCCGATCTGAAATGGCCGCCATGAGCGATGTATTTACTTTTGAATCCCATACCCATCGTTTGCATCATTTAAGCGGAAGGAAGAGCGATGTCCTAATGTGGTAA
- a CDS encoding S-layer homology domain-containing protein: MSFFSKCRRRILAAIAVVAIAAGGSYPAKAVQTNFTDVKKGDYFYEAVHSLASRGILTGYGDKFKPYQPVTRAQAAKMLALVLGLDTKNVKDPGFSDVKKQDWYYGPVAALVEAGIIKGDGGKFKPFETLNRAQMAKMVALGFGFQQGKVPTQFTDVKSSDWFSSYVGVLVEKGITKGTTPTTFSPYRAVTRGQLAAFLFRAEQSVANSDSEYGDLIIEDIS, from the coding sequence ATGAGCTTCTTTTCAAAATGCCGCCGACGCATTTTGGCGGCCATTGCAGTTGTTGCCATTGCGGCGGGCGGATCTTATCCGGCCAAAGCGGTTCAAACAAATTTCACGGATGTGAAAAAAGGAGATTATTTTTATGAAGCTGTGCACAGCCTTGCATCCCGTGGAATTTTGACTGGGTATGGCGACAAGTTTAAGCCATATCAGCCTGTTACCCGCGCCCAAGCTGCCAAAATGTTGGCTCTTGTGCTAGGTCTGGATACGAAGAATGTAAAAGATCCCGGGTTTTCGGATGTGAAAAAGCAGGATTGGTATTACGGTCCGGTTGCTGCTCTTGTGGAAGCCGGTATTATAAAAGGGGATGGCGGCAAGTTTAAGCCGTTTGAAACGTTAAACCGTGCACAAATGGCGAAAATGGTAGCGCTTGGGTTTGGATTTCAACAAGGGAAAGTGCCGACTCAGTTCACTGATGTGAAATCGTCCGATTGGTTTTCCAGTTATGTTGGTGTTTTGGTAGAAAAAGGGATTACGAAGGGGACTACACCGACAACGTTTTCGCCATACCGCGCCGTCACACGGGGGCAATTAGCGGCATTTCTATTCCGCGCTGAACAAAGTGTCGCGAATTCGGACTCTGAATATGGCGACTTGATTATTGAAGATATTTCGTAA
- a CDS encoding Ig-like domain-containing protein, producing MYKKLSMMMAAILAVGSILSAPAFAAPKGHNEPSKNHEEKKQDENKNEEKQKEKKGHIQQLKSIDKQLDKIEEKLESYKSKLADWKEELGEPATEPTTGEEPSTEPTEGNTVENGTKPDGAPAAGETTESPGTSEEGASAAFQNQTGETDGMNGTVSTDAGTGAEMTEDSTKAKEEVEEEEGPTDEEIEQEVEEIDEDVQENPSYVGKLRALENRLNAVENRLNALSSKINDQALLQERYDRIEALRMEIQQLLSAMDNIGKKIKEQIEKDETAEEKETVTGVPATKEWMVKFNKSLNEQTLSEMDFIVLDADGNVVETTIQYVAAKKAVKVIPLQPYKSGQAYMLYIGKEIKDVKGLSLKKAVKMKFVVK from the coding sequence ATGTATAAAAAGTTATCAATGATGATGGCGGCTATTTTAGCGGTAGGTTCGATTTTATCGGCACCTGCGTTTGCAGCGCCAAAAGGCCACAATGAACCTTCGAAGAACCACGAGGAGAAGAAGCAAGACGAGAATAAGAATGAGGAAAAACAAAAAGAAAAAAAAGGCCATATTCAACAGTTGAAATCCATTGACAAGCAACTCGATAAAATCGAGGAAAAACTTGAATCTTATAAAAGCAAGCTGGCCGATTGGAAAGAAGAATTAGGAGAGCCGGCAACGGAGCCGACGACAGGGGAGGAGCCGTCCACTGAACCGACGGAAGGCAACACAGTGGAGAACGGAACAAAACCAGATGGAGCGCCTGCAGCTGGTGAAACAACGGAATCACCTGGAACAAGTGAAGAGGGGGCAAGTGCGGCGTTCCAAAATCAGACGGGTGAGACAGATGGTATGAACGGAACGGTATCGACAGATGCAGGAACAGGGGCAGAAATGACGGAAGATTCTACGAAAGCAAAGGAAGAAGTAGAGGAAGAGGAAGGCCCGACAGATGAAGAAATCGAGCAGGAAGTAGAGGAAATTGACGAAGATGTGCAAGAAAACCCTAGCTATGTGGGGAAACTCCGTGCATTAGAAAATCGGTTAAACGCTGTCGAAAACCGTTTAAATGCCCTTTCATCCAAAATCAACGACCAAGCTTTACTTCAAGAGAGATATGATCGCATTGAAGCATTAAGAATGGAGATTCAACAACTATTGAGCGCTATGGATAATATAGGGAAGAAAATAAAAGAACAAATCGAAAAAGACGAGACAGCCGAAGAAAAAGAGACGGTAACGGGCGTTCCAGCAACGAAAGAATGGATGGTCAAGTTCAACAAAAGCTTAAACGAACAAACGCTTTCCGAGATGGATTTTATCGTACTCGATGCAGACGGAAATGTGGTGGAAACTACCATTCAATATGTGGCTGCGAAGAAAGCGGTAAAAGTCATACCGCTTCAGCCATATAAATCCGGGCAAGCTTATATGCTTTACATCGGTAAAGAAATTAAAGATGTTAAAGGACTCAGTCTGAAAAAAGCCGTAAAAATGAAATTCGTTGTTAAATAG
- a CDS encoding helix-turn-helix domain-containing protein produces MGKIRKTHSKEYKLDMVKKYLYEGWTKREIMDQFYISSSMLHRWVTHYKNERIQGLEEKRGKTKGLHKGRPRKNPFTPETRTGTFTCGE; encoded by the coding sequence ATGGGAAAAATCAGAAAAACTCACAGTAAAGAATATAAATTAGACATGGTGAAGAAATATTTGTATGAGGGATGGACGAAGCGTGAAATCATGGATCAATTTTACATCTCTTCTTCCATGTTACATAGATGGGTTACTCACTATAAAAATGAAAGAATTCAAGGATTAGAAGAGAAACGGGGCAAGACAAAAGGTTTACATAAAGGCAGACCAAGAAAAAATCCTTTCACACCTGAAACAAGAACTGGAACATTTACGTGCGGAGAATGA
- a CDS encoding S-layer homology domain-containing protein, whose amino-acid sequence MKRILLQVALSLLVAMLALPTMNASAATRFSDVNSNYWAYNEINYLAGKQIIKGQNGKFLPENPIKRMQAAEILVKALGLSTKNRPNPNFKDIKPGDYGYEYAATLADEGIMTGSNGYFKPWDTLTRGQMAKILSEAYDLTYAFGSDFDDIDEDSWLYDYVSCLVDNHITTGYNDNTYRPNDKLKRSQFAAFMARVLDDSFKPAVLFKTVGYDWDEDGGLTLLVEARNNFSYPVEATDALIAVTDNGEWIALDWFEFAPNELRLTAKESKRIQLYFQPDYVLTEPIDLTDIMLFSKTEVIKK is encoded by the coding sequence ATGAAACGTATACTTCTTCAAGTTGCTTTATCATTGCTGGTTGCAATGTTAGCGTTGCCTACAATGAATGCTTCCGCCGCAACCCGGTTTTCAGATGTAAATTCAAATTACTGGGCGTATAACGAGATTAACTATTTAGCAGGCAAACAAATTATCAAAGGCCAAAACGGTAAATTTCTTCCAGAGAATCCGATTAAACGCATGCAAGCAGCCGAAATACTCGTAAAAGCGTTAGGGTTAAGCACCAAAAACCGTCCTAATCCAAATTTCAAAGATATTAAACCAGGAGACTACGGTTATGAATACGCGGCGACTTTAGCGGATGAAGGAATTATGACGGGCAGTAACGGCTATTTTAAGCCATGGGACACGTTAACAAGAGGGCAAATGGCAAAAATTCTTTCAGAAGCTTATGACCTAACATATGCATTTGGCTCTGATTTTGATGATATTGATGAAGATAGTTGGCTGTATGATTACGTCTCTTGTCTTGTAGATAATCATATTACTACTGGATACAATGACAATACATATCGTCCAAATGATAAATTAAAAAGATCACAATTTGCTGCTTTTATGGCGAGAGTATTGGATGATTCATTTAAACCTGCCGTATTATTTAAAACAGTCGGCTATGATTGGGATGAGGACGGCGGTCTCACTCTATTAGTGGAAGCAAGAAACAACTTCTCTTATCCAGTAGAAGCAACGGATGCATTGATTGCCGTTACAGACAATGGTGAATGGATTGCTCTCGATTGGTTTGAATTTGCTCCGAATGAACTACGTTTAACTGCTAAAGAATCTAAACGAATTCAGCTATACTTCCAGCCAGATTATGTGCTTACTGAGCCGATCGATTTAACAGATATTATGCTATTCTCAAAAACTGAAGTAATAAAAAAGTAA
- a CDS encoding S-layer homology domain-containing protein encodes MRLFRFTFIRMIIICFAFFSVFFPFSLSVMAAPSAESPPKEPKETPFQQAQSATSTASNTTSLQLMHTPVANISNQQDLAIRAKVENGSESTTVTLFYQTSPDLEWKAKPLTKENNDEYSGTISAAEYVGTKLSYYIEAKDGEQTTYYPANKEEPVQVTVQAERNDDPQKNPRLLIAEIVPDSTNAGGSDGYEFIEIYNNSNQPISLQDYQIIYRYPASDQKADVVWKFDDNKTIPAQTSFVAWIKNGSNEDKTIADFNNNYKSEVSEDRMTTIHSAGMANTAERTIIIADKFNNEISSARYGKENVVENKGIQYKAVNGQQQLLNIGLSNPANPGKMIEGQVPAEPVQVSHDTQPPVIMHTPVTKGKWQEDIKMEARVTDNEKVVSVVLSYRFQENGEYKTIPMELSNAETNTYTAVIRKESIYTNEIFYKIEAFDGTQKAETEEQKITIDSGSFDAQKLPPLLITELVPDSTNVNGVDGYEFIEIYNNSSKDINLKDYKIHYRYPTDGPEADLVWGPEKEDIILPAGKTMVFWIINKGNKDKTVADFNAHYGTQLVENESIVKVYSNGMSNTNHNGIAIATNTGHDVAAAYYNDELNVKDTAPDKGIFYTFPRDGSRNMKKYSSAKERATPGQVASVQVPGQPVAIPEDNENPAFEDLTTQKQVSEYENVQLLFDAKDNQQVKTVRLFYKDNQAAEYKSVDLLQNFNDDLYHYTIYSPELIGKSFIEYYLVVSDGTNDVTTKKQQISIIHEEKPQGVRLNVTNETILNQTAIIKASSNDISNTTIRIDSQDVTAETKPALEDQAYFAVEVKKTNLYFKNGITIGDDILLIFDDTVNQYVTLTVPIDPKYFEKGKGMAISVRSGTKVSPFDPESEENRDDFYIKNARLVLKDGTVLYDPDYADPQKEISVGDGASSQKTVDFTFTVPDEKYNAKAYVWDTTKQVEGTHIIQATDGQNTVTANVKVDNRAPMITPSVEEGKEYKGEFTIDAETQDEIAGVSKVEATLDGKPIALPFATSSAELSQGKHTLMLKAVDHVGNAASKTVTFLTVEEHPFSPEVISPKHQEKNVSTSPKLKVKVSDPTKDDLHVSFFKGYQYQPGEKELSIYQNHIDREPPKEMAPKGETAITGEELKKLEKADSQYIVTKSISQFPYQRFQVKLDKEIGANDEIQFTWEGKSLLGRKVTMYVWNYAFNKWEALHWKVAENDENFTLQGTVKGTDYVKDQTVQVMVQDEIASTTQFDYTFVWMSDTQYYSESYPHIFKRMTEWIVEKQQELNIQYVFHTGDLVDEAEDEMQWNNANDAMSVLDKHNVPYGVLAGNHDVGHKTGDYSHYSKYFGEGRFKGKDYYGESYKNNRGHYDLVSVNGNDFIMIYMGWGVNDEDIAWINEVLAKYPDRMAILNFHEYLLVSGNRSPIGDKIYEKVVVPNKNVIAVLCGHYHDSETLIDEIDDNKDGKPDRKVYQILADYQGGPEGGQGFMRLLHVNPVENKIYVKTYSPYLNKYNFYDSTAYPGKDEFVIDMNLAPQEKMVATDKFEVNVFTNQKIGEVAKVKDNETAETEWKNLAAGREYGWYVMVEDDFKGKTRSSIWTFTTAKGATYPGNGNHNGNNPPPTDGKNPDGQRPPVAGEVILPENLMSITEEVMQDGTKKITATIAKTAIEDFISKEAAFNILTIMLRPEKSKEVTEVKFSSDIIELLNKKNQQSAIQVETGNGTYSLPIKELNLSNLAKQLNASADRMQIAIRINTISDKEGVLKKHRLTAVSNIVDFAVLASADNKEIELDRFTRPIKRSIKFENKVNVNRATVIRLNEDGTFTALPSYFNGNEAVFRSMTNSKYAVIEHYQTFSDIKGLWNKEDVEKLASKLIIRGRKDGTYGPLEDTKRIHLAVLLARSLGLAASKKYDGRFTDVKGDEWFAEELMAAVEAGIINGKGDGRFAPYESVTREQAAAMISRAMQYVGYDKQKLDAGKSVKNYKDFHAIGIWARDDVELLLQAGIMQGRKTGEFAPREPANRSHIAAILNRFLTFVGYMN; translated from the coding sequence ATGCGTTTGTTTCGCTTTACTTTTATTAGGATGATAATCATTTGCTTTGCTTTTTTTAGCGTTTTCTTCCCTTTTTCTCTATCCGTTATGGCGGCACCATCCGCAGAATCCCCGCCGAAGGAGCCCAAAGAAACGCCATTCCAGCAAGCGCAATCTGCAACAAGTACAGCAAGCAATACGACGAGCTTACAGCTTATGCATACTCCTGTTGCGAACATCAGCAACCAGCAAGATTTAGCGATCCGTGCGAAAGTGGAAAATGGCAGCGAAAGCACGACTGTTACGCTTTTTTATCAAACTTCACCTGATTTGGAGTGGAAAGCCAAACCTTTGACAAAAGAAAATAATGATGAATATTCAGGCACCATTTCCGCTGCTGAGTATGTGGGAACGAAGCTGTCTTATTACATAGAAGCAAAAGACGGAGAGCAAACAACCTACTACCCAGCTAACAAGGAAGAACCTGTGCAAGTAACAGTACAAGCGGAAAGAAACGATGACCCGCAGAAAAATCCAAGATTGCTTATTGCGGAGATCGTTCCTGATTCCACGAACGCAGGAGGCAGCGATGGATACGAGTTTATCGAGATTTACAATAACAGCAATCAGCCTATCTCCCTGCAAGACTACCAAATTATTTACCGCTATCCCGCATCTGATCAGAAAGCAGATGTCGTTTGGAAATTTGACGACAATAAAACGATTCCAGCTCAAACTTCATTTGTTGCATGGATTAAAAACGGCTCCAATGAAGATAAAACCATTGCCGATTTCAACAACAATTATAAATCCGAAGTCAGCGAAGACAGAATGACCACGATTCACTCAGCTGGCATGGCCAACACAGCAGAAAGAACCATTATTATTGCGGATAAATTCAATAACGAAATTTCATCCGCACGTTATGGAAAAGAAAATGTTGTAGAAAACAAGGGCATTCAGTATAAGGCAGTAAATGGTCAACAGCAGCTCCTAAATATCGGCTTAAGCAACCCGGCAAATCCAGGGAAAATGATAGAAGGGCAAGTGCCTGCTGAACCTGTTCAAGTAAGTCACGATACGCAGCCGCCTGTTATTATGCATACGCCAGTAACGAAAGGAAAATGGCAGGAAGATATTAAGATGGAAGCGAGGGTGACGGATAACGAAAAAGTAGTTAGTGTCGTCTTATCCTACCGTTTTCAAGAAAATGGCGAATATAAGACCATTCCGATGGAACTAAGCAACGCGGAAACAAATACGTATACAGCGGTCATCCGAAAAGAAAGCATTTATACCAATGAAATATTTTATAAAATCGAAGCATTTGACGGAACACAAAAAGCGGAAACCGAAGAACAAAAAATTACCATCGACAGCGGATCGTTTGATGCGCAAAAATTGCCGCCATTATTAATTACAGAGCTTGTTCCAGACTCAACGAATGTCAACGGAGTGGACGGCTACGAATTTATCGAGATTTACAACAATTCTTCCAAAGATATTAACTTAAAAGATTATAAGATTCACTATCGATATCCGACGGATGGTCCTGAAGCGGATTTAGTATGGGGGCCGGAAAAAGAGGATATCATTTTGCCGGCAGGAAAAACAATGGTATTTTGGATTATCAATAAGGGGAACAAAGATAAAACGGTGGCAGATTTTAATGCACATTACGGAACTCAATTGGTAGAAAACGAAAGCATTGTGAAAGTTTACTCCAATGGCATGTCCAACACGAACCATAACGGCATTGCGATCGCGACAAATACAGGCCATGATGTTGCCGCTGCGTATTATAATGACGAACTAAATGTAAAGGATACGGCACCGGATAAAGGAATTTTCTACACGTTTCCAAGAGACGGCTCTCGCAATATGAAAAAATACAGCAGCGCCAAGGAACGCGCAACACCGGGACAAGTGGCATCGGTACAAGTGCCTGGCCAGCCTGTTGCCATTCCAGAAGACAATGAAAATCCGGCATTCGAAGATTTAACAACGCAAAAGCAAGTATCGGAATATGAAAATGTCCAGCTATTGTTTGACGCGAAAGATAATCAACAAGTCAAAACAGTCCGTCTTTTTTATAAAGACAATCAAGCGGCAGAATATAAATCGGTTGACTTGCTCCAAAATTTTAATGATGATTTATATCATTATACGATTTATTCACCGGAACTCATTGGGAAGTCATTTATTGAATATTATTTAGTCGTTTCAGACGGAACGAATGACGTTACAACGAAAAAACAACAAATATCTATTATTCATGAAGAGAAACCGCAGGGAGTGAGGCTAAACGTAACAAATGAAACGATTTTGAATCAAACCGCCATCATTAAAGCTAGTTCCAATGATATATCAAACACAACGATCCGAATTGATTCGCAAGATGTCACCGCCGAAACGAAGCCGGCGCTGGAAGATCAAGCCTATTTTGCGGTCGAGGTAAAGAAAACAAATCTTTATTTCAAAAATGGAATCACGATCGGAGATGACATATTACTTATCTTTGATGATACGGTCAATCAATATGTGACGTTAACAGTCCCGATTGATCCAAAGTACTTTGAGAAAGGGAAAGGAATGGCGATTTCTGTTCGTTCAGGCACGAAAGTATCCCCATTTGATCCAGAATCGGAAGAAAACCGCGATGATTTTTACATAAAAAATGCCAGATTAGTATTGAAAGACGGCACAGTTCTTTACGATCCCGACTATGCAGATCCGCAAAAAGAAATTTCGGTAGGGGATGGGGCGTCATCACAGAAAACAGTGGATTTCACGTTTACGGTTCCAGATGAAAAGTACAATGCCAAAGCGTATGTGTGGGATACAACGAAACAAGTGGAAGGAACGCACATCATCCAAGCCACTGATGGGCAAAACACAGTAACGGCCAATGTGAAAGTCGACAATCGCGCTCCAATGATTACTCCTTCGGTGGAAGAAGGAAAAGAATATAAAGGAGAATTTACGATTGATGCAGAGACGCAGGATGAAATCGCGGGAGTAAGCAAAGTGGAAGCAACTTTAGATGGAAAGCCGATTGCTTTGCCATTTGCGACATCATCCGCTGAATTATCGCAAGGGAAACATACGTTAATGTTGAAAGCGGTTGACCATGTTGGAAACGCTGCATCAAAAACGGTCACATTTTTGACTGTAGAAGAGCATCCTTTCAGCCCTGAAGTCATTTCGCCGAAACATCAAGAAAAAAATGTATCGACATCGCCAAAATTAAAGGTAAAAGTTTCTGATCCTACGAAAGATGATTTGCACGTTTCCTTTTTTAAAGGGTACCAATACCAGCCAGGGGAAAAAGAGTTATCGATTTATCAAAATCATATTGATCGCGAACCGCCGAAAGAGATGGCTCCAAAAGGGGAAACGGCCATCACAGGCGAGGAACTCAAAAAATTAGAAAAAGCAGATTCCCAATATATCGTCACGAAATCAATCAGTCAATTTCCGTATCAACGTTTCCAAGTGAAATTAGATAAAGAAATCGGTGCAAATGATGAAATTCAATTCACATGGGAAGGAAAGTCTCTCTTAGGCCGAAAAGTAACAATGTATGTTTGGAATTACGCTTTTAACAAATGGGAAGCGCTGCATTGGAAAGTAGCTGAAAACGATGAAAATTTTACGCTGCAAGGAACTGTAAAAGGTACAGATTACGTGAAAGACCAAACGGTGCAAGTGATGGTGCAGGATGAAATCGCGTCAACTACCCAATTTGATTACACGTTTGTTTGGATGTCTGATACGCAATATTATTCGGAAAGCTATCCGCATATTTTTAAGCGAATGACAGAATGGATTGTGGAAAAACAACAGGAATTAAACATTCAATATGTTTTCCATACGGGCGACTTAGTCGATGAAGCGGAAGACGAGATGCAATGGAACAACGCGAATGACGCGATGAGCGTTCTTGACAAGCATAACGTTCCATACGGCGTGTTGGCTGGCAATCATGATGTCGGTCATAAAACAGGCGACTATAGCCACTACAGCAAATATTTTGGGGAAGGTCGTTTTAAAGGAAAAGATTATTATGGAGAATCTTATAAAAATAACCGCGGTCATTACGATCTTGTCAGTGTAAATGGAAATGATTTCATCATGATTTATATGGGCTGGGGAGTGAATGATGAAGATATTGCTTGGATCAATGAAGTGCTTGCGAAATATCCTGACCGAATGGCGATTTTAAACTTCCATGAATATTTGCTTGTATCAGGAAACCGCAGTCCGATTGGCGATAAAATTTATGAAAAAGTGGTTGTTCCAAACAAAAATGTCATTGCAGTGCTTTGCGGGCATTATCATGATAGCGAGACATTGATCGACGAAATTGACGATAACAAAGATGGCAAGCCAGATCGCAAAGTATATCAAATACTTGCTGACTACCAAGGCGGGCCAGAAGGCGGGCAAGGATTTATGCGGCTGCTTCACGTGAATCCTGTCGAAAACAAAATTTATGTAAAAACATATTCTCCGTATTTGAATAAATACAATTTTTATGACAGTACGGCATACCCTGGAAAAGATGAATTTGTCATCGATATGAACTTGGCGCCTCAAGAAAAAATGGTGGCAACGGACAAATTTGAAGTCAATGTATTTACAAATCAAAAAATTGGCGAAGTAGCGAAAGTAAAAGACAATGAAACGGCTGAGACGGAATGGAAAAATCTAGCGGCAGGAAGAGAGTACGGATGGTATGTAATGGTTGAGGATGATTTTAAAGGAAAGACTCGTTCTTCTATTTGGACTTTTACAACAGCGAAAGGGGCGACCTATCCGGGAAACGGAAATCACAATGGAAATAATCCGCCTCCAACCGATGGTAAGAATCCGGACGGTCAAAGACCGCCTGTGGCTGGAGAAGTGATTTTGCCAGAGAATTTAATGTCCATAACAGAAGAAGTTATGCAAGATGGAACGAAAAAAATCACTGCAACAATTGCGAAGACAGCAATAGAAGATTTCATTTCTAAAGAAGCAGCATTTAATATATTAACCATTATGTTACGTCCAGAAAAAAGCAAAGAAGTTACAGAAGTGAAATTCTCATCCGATATTATTGAACTTTTAAATAAGAAAAATCAGCAATCTGCCATTCAGGTCGAGACAGGAAACGGCACATACAGCTTGCCTATCAAAGAGCTGAATCTTTCCAATTTGGCTAAACAGCTGAACGCATCTGCAGATCGGATGCAGATTGCGATTCGGATCAATACCATTTCTGATAAAGAAGGCGTGTTGAAAAAACACCGATTAACTGCTGTATCGAATATTGTTGATTTTGCTGTGCTTGCTTCCGCTGACAACAAAGAGATTGAACTGGATCGATTTACGCGGCCAATTAAACGTTCGATTAAATTTGAAAACAAAGTAAATGTGAATCGGGCGACCGTCATAAGATTGAATGAAGATGGCACCTTTACCGCTTTGCCTAGTTACTTTAATGGAAATGAAGCTGTTTTTAGAAGTATGACAAACAGCAAATATGCCGTCATAGAGCATTATCAAACGTTCTCCGATATTAAAGGGCTTTGGAACAAAGAAGATGTAGAAAAACTGGCGTCTAAATTGATTATTCGCGGCCGCAAAGATGGTACGTATGGACCTTTAGAGGATACGAAGCGGATTCATTTAGCCGTTTTGCTGGCTCGCAGTCTTGGCTTGGCAGCATCCAAAAAATATGATGGACGATTCACCGATGTGAAGGGAGACGAATGGTTTGCGGAAGAATTGATGGCTGCAGTCGAAGCGGGAATCATTAACGGAAAAGGAGACGGGCGTTTTGCACCTTATGAATCGGTTACCCGCGAACAGGCAGCTGCGATGATATCCCGTGCGATGCAATATGTTGGATATGACAAACAGAAGCTGGATGCAGGAAAATCAGTCAAAAACTATAAAGACTTTCATGCGATCGGCATTTGGGCCCGGGATGATGTGGAGTTATTGCTGCAGGCTGGTATTATGCAAGGTCGCAAGACAGGTGAATTTGCTCCGCGCGAACCTGCGAATCGTTCTCATATCGCCGCTATTTTGAACCGTTTCTTAACATTTGTTGGCTATATGAATTAA
- the folE gene encoding GTP cyclohydrolase I FolE: protein MAVELKKGLLEEHIRAILELIGEDPKREGLLDTPKRVAKMYEEVFAGVGVNPETALTTTFEEEYEGLVIVKDINYYTFCEHHLIPFFGKAHIGYIPNGRVVGLSKFARLVELVSKRPQVQERMTQQIADAIMNVLKPEGVIVSVEGQHLCMCARGVKKPGSSTVTTVKKGVFKENDALVQEFERALLRD, encoded by the coding sequence ATGGCTGTTGAATTGAAAAAAGGATTATTGGAGGAACATATTCGCGCGATTTTGGAGCTGATAGGCGAAGACCCGAAACGAGAAGGGCTTTTAGATACACCGAAACGTGTGGCCAAAATGTATGAAGAAGTATTTGCCGGGGTTGGAGTAAATCCCGAAACGGCTTTAACCACTACTTTTGAAGAAGAGTATGAAGGTCTTGTCATCGTCAAGGATATTAATTATTACACATTTTGCGAACACCATTTGATTCCTTTCTTTGGGAAAGCGCATATTGGCTATATTCCAAATGGGCGAGTTGTTGGTTTGAGCAAATTTGCCCGTTTAGTAGAACTTGTATCGAAAAGGCCGCAAGTGCAAGAAAGAATGACGCAACAAATTGCCGATGCGATCATGAATGTTCTTAAACCGGAAGGAGTTATTGTCAGCGTGGAAGGTCAACATCTTTGTATGTGCGCAAGAGGTGTGAAAAAACCTGGCAGCTCCACAGTGACTACAGTGAAAAAAGGTGTTTTTAAAGAAAATGATGCGTTGGTGCAAGAATTTGAACGCGCTCTGTTAAGAGATTAA